CGGGGACGCCGCCCAGCTCGGCCCTTTCCTGACGGTCGCTTTCTTGCGGTGGCGAACCACGGTGGGTATATCACCCGCTTCGCCGACCGCGCCATCGGCAGGTCGTCTCCGTCAGACATGGGTTGGAAAACCATGACCGAACAGGCCCCGAAGTCCCCGCTCTTTGCCAAGCGCCTCACTGTCGAACAGGTCGAGGAAGGCCACGAGCTGGCGCCGAAGTTCGACGAGCAGGGCCTGATTCCCGTCGTCACCACGGCCTATGACGGCGGCGAGCTGCTGATGCACGGCTACATGAATGCCGAGGCGCTGACGCGGACCTTCGAAAGCGGCGAGGCCTGGTATTATTCGCGCAGCCGCAAGGCGCTCTGGCACAAGGGCGCCACCAGCGGTCTGGTTCAGAAGGTGCGCGAGATGCGCATCGACGACGATCAGGATTGCGTCTGGCTGCGGGTCGAGGTCGTCGGCGACGCCAGTTGCCACGTCGGCTACCGCTCCTGCTTCTACCGCTCGCTGCCGGTCGGCGAGGCTCCGGAGCAGGGGCCGGTGAAACTCCGTTTCGAAGAGACGGAGAAGACCTTCGATCCCGTCGAGGTCTACGGCGACGCGCCCAACCCGACGCAGCTTTAGGGACAGGCGCGAGACGGGGGCGCGTTAAAGCAGGCTCTCGGCGCGTGCCAGCAGCGCGGCCCGGTTGGGCCGGAAGTCGCGGTCGATCCACCAGGCCTCCAACGCGCTCAGCAGATCCCCGATCGCCGGGCCCTTCTCGACGCCCAGTGCGATCAGATCGCGGCCCTTGACCGGGAAAGTCAGGTCCGGCCAGGCCGCCGCTTCGGCCAAGGCCGCTTCCAAGCCGTCTGTTTCATCGCCGCGCGCGGCGGCCAGGCGCAGCAGGTCGGCCACCGCCGCTTTGCCCAGGCGGTAGCAGGCAACCCGCAGATCTTTTCGCGGCATGCCCGCGGCGACCGGCAGCGGCGGCTGCGTCAGCAGTTCCAGCCGTGTCCGCTCGGCGTTCGACAGCCGCAGGCGCGCGGCGATGGCGTCCGCCCCCTTGCGATCCGTATCGACCAGGGCCGCGAGTCGCAGCAGCGCGTCGGGCGGAGCGGCCTCCAACGCCAGCAGCCGGGCGAGAGGCGCCGTGTCGCCCTCCTCCGGCAGCTCCTCGGCGAGGATGCGGTGGAGAATCATGATCTCGAGAGTCGGCACCGGGTCGGGCGCCTCCAGCAGGCGCAGCAACTCGGCCCGTACTCGCTCTTGCGACAGGCGGATCAGCTCCGGCGCCGCCGCCGCGGCGGCGGCAAGTCCCTCCGGGTCGGGCGCCCCCCGGCCGTAGTGGGCATGAAAACGGAAGAAGCGCAGCAGGCGCAGATAGTCTTCCGCGATTCGCTGTGTCGCCTTGCCGACGAAGCGCACCCGCCCGGCGCGCAGGTCCCGCAGACCGCCGAAGTAGTCGAAGATCGCGCCCTCGGGCGTGCAGGAGAGGGCGTTCATGGTGAAGTCCCGCCGTGCGGCGTCCGCCCGCCAGTCGTCGGTGAAGGCCACTGTGGCATGGCGGCCGAAGGTCTCGACGTCCTCGCGCAGGGTCGTGATCTCGAAGGGGTGATGCGCCGCGACGGCGGTGATGGTTCCGTGCGCGAGCCCGGTGGGGACCGCTTTCAGGCCAGCGGCCTCGATCAGATGGGTGACCCGCTCCGGCCCCGCCGGAGTCGCGATGTCGATGTCGCGCACCGGCCGCCCGGCCAGGGCATCGCGCACGCAGCCGCCGACGAAGCGCGCTTCGGCACCGCCGGCCGCCAGCGCCGCCAGCACGGCGCGGGTCGGCGCGGTGGTCATCCAGTCCTGGGGGGGAATCGTCTCGCGGGGCGGCTCCATGGCGCGGGGAGGGTAGTGCAGCGGAGGTCGAAAGGGCAGCCCCTCTGATACAGCCGTCAGGGGGAACCCTTTCGCTCTCCGAAGCTTGTCTCGCCGCGAGCGTGGGGTCTTGCCGTCGAGGACTCACAGACTCGCGCGGGATCGGCTATATCTGACTCATGTCCTCTTCTGTCTCCGCCTCCGGCCCGCACGCCGGCGAGGCGCCGCTGCCGCGCTACCTGGCCGGCTTGAACGCGGCGCAGCGCGAGGCTGTCGAAACCCTCGACGGGCCGGTGTTGATGCTGGCCGGTGCGGGCACCGGCAAGACCCGGGCACTCACGGCCCGGCTCGCGCATCTGTTGCTCACCGGCCGTGCGGTGCCGGGGCAGATCATGGCCGTAACCTTCACCAACAAGGCCGCCCGCGAAATGAAGGAGCGGGTGGCGGCCCTGCTGGGCCGCAGCGTCGAGGGCTGGTGGCTCGGTACCTTCCATTCGCTGGCGGCCCGCTTCCTGCGCCGCCATGCCGAGGTGGCGGGGTTGCAGCCCAACTTCACCATTCTGGACCCCGACGACCAGCTCCGCCTGATGAAGCAGATCCTGGCCGCCGAGGGCATCGACGATAAATCCTGGCCGGCGCGCGCCGTGCTGGGCGCCGTGGAGCGCTGGAAGGACAAGGGCCTGACGCCGGACCGGGTCAGCGCCGGCGAGGCCGGCGCCGTCGCCAATGGCCGCGGCCTCGAACTCTACGCCGCCTATCAGGCGCGCCTGAAGCAGCTCAACGCCTGCGATTTCGGGGACCTGCTGCTGCACTGCATCGAGATCTTCCGGACCCGCCAGGACATTTTGGACGAGGTCCACCGGCAGTTCCGCTACCTGCTGGTCGACGAGTATCAGGACACCAACGTCGCCCAGTACCTCTGGCTGCGGCTGATCGCCCAGGGCCACAAGAACATCTGCTGCGTCGGCGACGACGACCAGTCGATCTACGGCTGGCGTGGGGCCGAGGTGGGCAACATCTTGCGCTTCGAGCAGGATTTCCCGGGGGCCAAGGTGATCCGTTTGGAGCGTAACTACCGCTCGACCCCGACGATCCTGGGCGCGGCCTCCGGCCTGATCGCGAAGAACGAGGGCCGGCTCGGCAAGACCCTCTGGACCGAGGGCGGCGAGGCCGGCGAGGGCGAGCGGATCCGCGTGCGCGGCCTGTGGGACGGCGAGGCCGAGGCGCGCTTCGTCGGCGAGGAGATCGAGGCGCTGCAGCGCAACGGCGAGTCCCTGGCCGGCATGGCGATCCTGCTGCGCACCACGGCGCAGATGCGCGAATTCGAGGATCGCTTCAACGCCATCGGCCTGCCGCACCGCATCGTCGGCGGCCCGCGTTTCTACGAGCGGCTAGAGGTGCGCGACGCGCTGGCCTACCTGCGCGTCGTGGCACAGCCGGCCGACGACTTGGCCTTCGAGCGGATCGTGAACAAGCCGAAGCGCGGCCTCGGCGACGCGACTCTCAAGCAGTTTCGCCAGGTGGCGCGGGCTCAGGGTCTGCCGCTGCTGGAGACGGCGCGCCGACTGATCGCCACCGACGAGTTGAAACCCAAGGCGCGCAAGGCCCTGGCCGACGTGGTGGAGAACTTCCTGCGCTGGCGGCAGGCGGCCGAGGACCTGCCGCATACGGACCTGGCGGAGACCGTGCTGGAGGAGTCCGGTTACACCGACATGTGGCGCGACGACACGGCGATCGAGGCGCCCGGGCGGCTGGAGAATCTGGCGGCCTTGATCGACGGCATGGCCGATTTCGAAAACCTCCAGGGCTTCCTGGAGCATGTCGGTCTGGTGATGGAGAGCCTGCAGGACACCGGCGGCGAACAGGTCTCGATCATGACGCTGCATGCCGCCAAGGGGCTGGAATTCGATACCGTCTTCCTGGCCGGTTGGGAGGAAGGGCTGTTCCCCAACCAGCGCGCGCTCGACGACACCGGCCTGCGTGGCCTGGAGGAGGAGCGGCGCTTGGCCTACGTCGGCCTGACCCGCGCGCGGCGGCGGCTCTTCGTGACCTTCGCCGCGAACCGCCGTCTGCACGGCTCCTGGGCCGCGGCCATTCCCTCGCGCTTCGTCGACGAATTGCCGCCCGAGCATGTCGAGGTGGAGTCGGAACAGGGCCTCTACGGTCAGGCGACGGCGGCCTGGGGCGGCAGCTTCGGGCGCTTCGGCGCCGCCGAGGAAGACGATCCCTTCGGACCGCGCCGCGCCTCGCCCGGAATGACCCGGGCCCAGCGCTATGCCGAGTCTTCCAAGCCCTTCATCGACGGTACGGCGACCGTCGTGAAGTCCTTGTCGCCGGCCGGCGGGTTCGCCGCCGGGGAGCGCGTCTTTCATACCAAGTTCGGTTACGGCGCCATTCTGCGCACGGAAGGCGAGAAGCTGACGGTCGACTTCGACCATTCCGGAGAAAAGCGCGTCATGGCGGCCTTCCTCGTGCCGGCCGATCAGGCCGGCTGACGCCCATGTCCGATGCGATCTGGGAACTGCGGCTGCAGGTGCCGCAGGGCGCGCAAGCGCTGTTCGAGGCAGCGCTGGAGGGCGTCGATGGGGGAGCACTGTCGGTCGGCGGTGCGGACGTGCGGGGCCAGGTACCCTTGATCCTCTATCTCGGCGCGGCGCCGGACCGGAGCGAGATCACGGCCCGCTTGGCCGCCGCCGCCGCCGCGGCCGGCACGCAGGTGCCCGACTTCACCAGCGAGATGATGCCGGAGATCGACTGGGTTGCCGAAAGCCAGGCCGGCCTTCCGGCCGTGCGCAGCGGCCGGATCTGGGTCTACGGCAGTCACGTGACCGAGACGCCGCCGGCTTCGAGCATCGCCTTGAAGATCGATGCCAACGTCGCTTTCGGCACCGGCCGACACGAAACCACACGGCTCTGTCTGCAGGCTCTGCAGGATCTGGCACGGCGGGGCAAGGTCGCGAGGGTGCTGGATCTCGGCTGCGGGTCCGGACTGCTGGCGCTGGCGGCCGCCCGGCTCTGGCCGACCGCAGAGGTCACGGCGAGCGACCTCGATGCGCCATCGATCCGCGTGGCGCGGGAGAACGCGCGGTTGAACGGCTTCGCACCCCGGCGTCCCGTCTTCGATGTGGGGGCCGGCTATGCCGCGCCGGTCGTCCGCCGGAACGGTCCCTACGATCTGATCATAGCGAATATCCTGGCGGGACCGCTGATGTCCCTGGCGAGCGCCACGGCCGCCGCTTCGGCGCCCGGCGGAACGGTCGTTCTGTCGGGCCTGCTCGTGACGCAGGAGCAGTCGGTCATCGCGCGCCATCGCGCCGCGGGCCTGCGGCTGCAGGCGCGCCGGCGGATGGGCGAGTGGTCGGCCCTGGTGCTGACGAGGGCCTGATCGGCCCCTGTCTCCGGGTTTCTACCGGGGCTCTTACTGAGGCTTTTAGCGGGCCGGCACCTGGGTGTTGGCGCAGCGGCGTGCCTGGTCGGCGATCTCGCCGCGGTGCAGACCGATGTCGCGCAGGGTCGCGTCGTCCAACTGAGCAAGCGCCGTCCGCGTGCGGCGGCAGATGGTCTCCCGCTGCACGATCCTGAACAGGGCGGGCAACTTGAGCATCTGGAAGAGCTTGCGGAAACCGTCATGAACGGCCTCGGCCTGCAGGCGCTTGGCTTCGGCAACGATCATCTGGGTCGCCAGCGGCGTCCCAAAGGTCTTGGCCTTCAGCACCGCAGTCAGTTCGCGGTCGGTAAGGCGGGCCATTGTCGTAATCCTTTCGCGGTTCTTGTCGTTTCGTTTAAGTTTCTTGCGTCTCGAGGCGGGCTTCGCGACAGCTTCGAAAACTGCGGTCGGCGGGCTGCGAGTTTCGCAGAGCAACGTACAGATAGGCGAGCTAACGCCTTGTGAAATAGTAATTGTTGCGCTGCAGCGTTGCGCGCTCCGCATGCCTGGTTACCCAGGCGTTAACAGGGGTTGAGCGGACCTCTCGCCCTCCCCGGTCAGGCTGTGCCGCCGGGTCGCTCCGAAGTCGGCGATTGCGATTTCCCTCGGCACGATCCTGCTCTAATTTGACGATATGAATGATGCTCCTTCGCGATCGCTCGCCTCGCCGGCAGGTTCGGCCGAACGTCTCGCCGCGCTACGGGCCGAACTCGACCGTCGCGGCCTGGACGGTTTCCTCGTTCCGCGTGCCGACGAGCATCAGGGCGAATACGTCTCGCCGCGGGCCGAGCGCCTGCTGTGGTTGACCGGCTTCACGGGATCCGCCGGCTTGGCGGTGGTGCTCCGCGACAGCGCGGCGATCTTCGTGGATGGCCGCTATACCCTGCAGGCCGAGCAGGAGGTGGACACCGCGCTCTACACGCCGCGTCATCTGACGGAGGAGCCGGTGGGGTCCTGGATCTCCGAACGGCTGAAGGGCGGCAAGCTCGGCTACGATCCCTGGCTGCACACGGCCGACCAGGTGACGCGTCTCGGTGCCACCTTGAAGCGGAGCGGCGCGACCCTGGTGACGGCGGAGCCCAACCCCTTGGATGCGGTCTGGCTGGATCAACCCGAACCGCCTTTGGCGCCCGTCGTTCCGCACGACCTGATCTTCGCCGGCGAGAGTTCGGCCGACAAGCGATCCAAGCTCGCGGGCGAGCTGCGCTGCCAGGGCGTCGGCGCGGCTGTGCTCACCATGCCGGACTCGATCGCCTGGCTGCTGAACGTGCGCGGCGGCGATGTTCCGCGCACCCCCTTGCCCTTGTCCTTCGCCATTGTCGACGACGAAGGACAGGTCGATTGGTTCGTCGATGCACGCAAGATCACCGACGAGGTGCCGGCGCATCTCGGAAACGGCGTGCGCGTCCGGCCGCCGGAGGATCTGGCGCCGGCGCTGAAGGAGCAGTCCGGACGGAAGGTCCGTGTCGATCCCTCCAGCGCGGCCCAGTGGATCTTCACCCAGTTGGAGGCGGCGGGTGCCGAGGTGCAGCGCGGCGATGACCCCTGCCTGATGCCGAAGGCTCGCAAGAACCCGACCGAAATGTCGGGTGCACGCGCGGCCCACCGTCGCGACGGTGTCGCGCTCACGACGTTTCTGGCTTGGCTGACCGAGGCCGCGCCCGAGGGCGGCGTGACCGAGCTGGCGGCCAGCGACCGCCTCTATCAGTTGCGCGCGCCGGGCGAGCGGTTCCGCGACCTGTCTTTCGACACCATCTCGGGATCGGGTCCGCAAAGCGCGGTGATTCACTACCGCGTGACGCCCAAGACCGACCGCGAGTTGAAGCCGGGCGAACTCTATCTCGTCGATTCCGGCGCCCAGTATCTGGACGGCACCACCGACGTGACGCGAACGATCGCCGTGGGCGAGCCGAGCGCGGAGATGCGCCATCGCTACACGCTCGTGCTCAAGGGGCATATCGCCATCGCCACGGCGCGCTTTCCCGACGGCACGACGGGCAGCCAACTGGATAGCCTTGCACGCCGTCCCTTGTGGAATGAGGGGCTCGATTTCGACCACGGCACCGGACATGGAGTCGGCAGTTATCTCTCGGTGCATGAGGGACCGCAGCGCATTTCCAAGGTGCCGAACAGGGTGGCGCTGAAGCCCGGCATGATCGTCAGCAACGAACCCGGCTACTACAAACCGGGTGCTTACGGCATCCGTATCGAAAACCTCGTCGCGGTGCAGGAGGCCGAGTCCCGGAGCAGCGACGAACGCAAGATGCTGGCCTTCGAAACTCTGACCTTGGCGCCTTTCGACCGAAGCCTTATCGACGTCGCACTGCTCGATGAGAGCGAGATTTCCTGGGTCGACCACTACCATAAGCGCGTGAAACGCGAGCTTGCGCCGCTGGTGGAAGCAGAGGCCAAAGCCTGGCTGGAGACGGCGACGACGCCGCTCGAAAAAGGATAGCAGTTTATATATCCAATTATTTCTTTTAGACTGTGCACGTCATGGAAGAAGCTGGCCGCTTTCCGCCGTAAGGCTGTTTGCCGGGTTTTCCAGGATCGCTAAAATTGAACCGTTAACGGAGTGCTAAGGCGGGCAACAGGACACTCGGACGGAAGACGTTAAAGAAGAACGTCGACCCATTTCCGCGAGAGCCTAGACCGTGCCACAACCGCCCGTCGGCCCAGATCGTCCGAAGCCATCCATGCGTGAGTTGGAAGACATTCTTCGCTTGCACGCGCTCTGGCTTGACCGTGAGCGTGCCGGTCGGCGCGCGGATTTACGCTTCTACGATTTCTCCGGCCTGTCGCTCGGCGGGCGGCGGTTGGCGCGGGCGTCCCTGGTTGGAGCGCGGTTAGTCGGCTGCGATCTGCGCAATGCCGATCTCCTCGGTTGCGACCTCTTCGGCGCCGACTTGACCGATGCGGACCTGCGCGGTGCCGGCTTGGCCGAAGCGGATCTGCGCGGTGCGACGCTGCAGGGCACCCGCTTCGATGGCGCCAACCTCAATGCCGCCGATCTGCGCGAAGGCGTGCTTCTGACGGGCAGCGGGCAGAACGCCTCGGTGGTCAACGCCGGTTCGAACAAGATAATCGTAATGGCCGAGGCATCGCTGATCTGCGCCCAGATGGAACGGGCCGATCTGGCCGGCGCCGACTTGGGCAATTGCAATCTGTCGGGGTCCAACCTGCGGCAGGCAAAGCTCTGTGGCGCGGATCTGAGCCATGCGATCCTGCGAAACGCCGACCTCTCCGCCGCCGACCTGCGCGAGGCGAATCTGCGTTCGGCCGACCTGACGGCCGCAAAGCTGGACGGCGCGAACGTCGCCGGCGCGGATCTCGCCAAAGCGATTCTTGTCGGTGCCAGTCTGACCGACTGCAACCTGCTGGAAGCTTCGACGCTGGGCACGCTGCTTCAACGCAGCGAGGATGCGCGGCAGGCGCCCTTGCGTCGGGCCATCGACGCGCATCGCCGCTGGCTCGACACCAATGGCCGGCGCGGCGAGCGCGCGGCCCTCAGCGGCGTCAATCTGGAACGCTGCAGTCTGACCGGGGTCAACCTCTCCGGTGCGGAGCTGGCCGGCGCCAAGATGGACGAGGTGATCCTCAACGAGGCGCTGCTGGTTTTGACCGACCTCTCCGGCGCCCATCTGCGCGGTGCCGCGCTGCGCCGGGCGCGCCTGACCGGCGCCGATCTCTCGAATGCCGACCTGCGCGGTGCCGACCTGACCGAGGCGCGGCTGGATGCGGCCGATCAGGAGGGACTGCCCGGCGGCGGGCGCCGACAGCGCCAGCTTCGCACCCGTCTCGTCTCCGCCGATCTCTCGGGCGCCGTGCTCTATCATGCCAAACTGACGGGGGCCGACCTGACCGGCTGGCGCACCGAGCGGGCGATCCTCGCCGGTGCCGAGTGGGACGGCCGGCCGGAAGACTGAGCCGGAGTCCGCGTCAGAAGATCTGTAGAAAGCGCAGCTCGGGGCCGGGGTGCCCTTGCGCGAAGCGGGCCATGGCCAGCATCGCCTGAATCAATCCCTCGTCGTGATCGAAGGAATGGGCGTCCGCGAGCGGTTTGAGTTGGCGCGCTTCGCGGGGTTCCAGGATCAGATGGAGTCTTTCTTCCTCATCTTCTTCGGTTCTGCCGAGACCGAAGAGTTCCGGCACCTCTTCCAGGCTCCAGTCACCGCCGTCGTCTTCCAGCAGCAGCTCGAGCGATCCTTCCGGTCCAGCCCCCCAGACTCCCGGCTGCGTCGCGGCCTGTCGCATTCCGCCTCTCCTCAGCTTCCCATGCCGTCGGTGCCGGCGCCGCAGACGACGACACCGACCCTGGCCGCTTCGGCCTCCGGCAGGCAGCCGCTCATCAGGGCCGCCAGCGCGGCTGCCCCGGACAGTTCGGCCGCGACCCCGCATTCCCGCCAGAGCCAGACGGCGGCCTCGCGCATCTGATCGTCCGAGACCAGCACGATCTCCTCGACCAGCCGATCGACGATTTCCAGATTGATCCCGGCGCTCCGGCGCGGTGCCAGAGTTCCCGCCAGGGTGTCGATGCCGGGTAGGGTGGCGAGCTGTCCGGCCGCGAGGCTTTCGGCCAGCGTCGGGGCGCCGAGCGGCTCCACGCCGACGATCTTCACGGCTGGATTGAGGCCCTTGGCGGCCGTGGCGACGCCGGAGATCAGCCCGCCGCCGCCGATGGCCACCAGCAGCAGGTCGAGATCGGGCACCTGCTCCAGGAATTCCAGCGCCACCGTGCCTTGGCCGGCGATCACGCTGGGTTCGGCGAAGGGGTGGACGTAGGTCAGACCGTCCGCCTCCGCGAAGGCCAGGGCGGCCGCATTGGCATCGTCCCAGACCTGGCCGACGATGCGTACCTCTGCGCCCCAGGTGCGAAGCTGTTCGGCCTTGGCCGGCGGGGTGCTCTCGGGCAGAAAGATCACGGCCCGGGTCTCGGCCGTCCAGGCCGCATAGGCGATGGCGAGGCCGTGGTTGCCGCCCGATGCGGTCGTCAATCCCCGCGCGGCCGCCGCTGGGTCGAGCGTGCGCAGCCTGTTGCTGGCGCCGCGCGCCTTGAAGGAGCCGGTCACCTGCAGCGACTCCAGCTTGAGCCAGACCGCTTCGGCCGGAAGCGGTTGGCGGGCCGGAGCGGCCGCGAGCACCGGGGTTCGGCGCACCAGACCGGAGATCCGGCCGGCGGCGGCCTGCACGTCGTCCAACGTCACTATCCCGGCCTCTTCGCCGCCGGCGTTCGCCGCTTGTGGCGGAGTCATCCGTCCCTCCCGATCAGCGTCAACCACTCCTGCTCGCTCAGCGTCGTCACGCCCAGCTCCTGTGCCTTGGCGGCCTTGGAGCCGGCATCCGCGCCCACCACCACGTAGTCGGTTTTCTTGGAGACGGAGCCGGCGACCTTTGCGCCGCGCGACTCAGCCGAAGCCTTCGCTTCGCCCCGGCTCATGGTTGCCAGCGCGCCGGTGAAGACCACGGTCTTGCCGGCCACCGGCGAGTCGCCCGTCTCGGGTTGCGTGGCGGCCTGTACCTCCAGCCGCTCCTCCAGGTCGCGGACGACCTGGAGGTTGTGGGGTTCGGAGAAGAAGCTGCAGATCTCGTCGGCGACGCTGGTGCCGATCGAATGGATATTGCAGAGCTCTGCGTAGTGCTCCCCGACCAGGTCCGGCTTTTTGACCTCCGGGGCTTCCTGCCGCTCGCCGGCCGCTGCAAGCATGACCTGCTGCCACGCGGGGAGCGTGCCGTAGCTGCGCGCCAGCAGTTTGGCCGTGGCTTGGCCGACCTGGCGGATGCCGAGCGCGTAGATGAAGCGCTCCAGCGGAATGGTGCGCCGGTCTTCGATCGCCGCGAAGAGATTCTCGACCGACTTGTCGCCCCAGCCTTCCAGCTTGCGGATCGGGGTCAGGCTCGTCTTGTCCGTCTCCGCCAGATCGAAGATGTCCGCCGGCGTGCGGATCAGCTCCCGCTCGAAGAAGCTGCGCACCTGTTTGTCGCCGAGCCCCTCGATGTCGAAGGCGTTGCGGCTGACGAAGTGGGTCAAACGCTCGACTTGCTGGAAGGGGCAGGCCAGCTCGCCGGAACAGCGGGCGATCACGGCGCCGTCCTCGTGCACCACCGGGGTGCCGAGCGGGCAGGGACAGACTTCGGGAAAACGGTAGGGTTCGGCGTTGGCGGGCCGCTTGTCCAGGATCGGACCCAGCACCTGGGGGATCACGTCGCCGGCCCGCTGGACCGTGACGCTGTCGCCGACCCGCACGTCGAGCCGGGCGATCTCGTCGGGATTGTGCAGGGTCGCGCGGGCGACGACCACACCGCCGACCGTGACCGGCTTGAGATGGGCTACCGGCGTTAGGGCGCCGGTACGCCCGACCTGAATCGCGATCTCTTCCAGGACGGTTTGCGCCTGTTCCGCCGGAAACTTGTGAGCCAGCGCCCAGCGTGGCGCGCGGCTGACGAAACCGAGACGCGCCTGGAAGGAAAGGTCGTCGACCTTGTAGACGACGCCATCGATGTCGTAGTCGAGCGCGCCGCGCTCGGCCTCCACCTTGCGGTAGATCGTCAGCGTCTCGGCGGCGCTGTTGCAGCGCGCGGCGAGGGGATTGATCGCGAACCCCCAGGCTCGCAACCGCCGCAGGCTGTCCCAATGGGTCGCCGCGATGGGCTTCGAAACCTCGCCCCAGGCATAGGCGAAGAAGCGCAGCGGACGCTGTTTGGTGATCTTGCTGTCGAGCTGGCGCAGCGAGCCGGCTGCGGCGTTGCGCGGATTGGCGAAGCGCTTGGCACCTGCCGCCGCCTGCCGCTCGTTGAGTGCCGCGAAGTCCCGCTTGGTCATATAAACCTCGCCCCGCACGTCCAGGACCTCGGGGGCTTCGCCGTCGATCCGCTCAGGAACGTCGTCGAGGGTGCGTAGGTTCGCCGTGACGTCCTCGCCTTCGCTGCCGTCGCCGCGCGTGGCACCCTGGACGAAGCGGCCATGCTCGTAGCGCAGGTTGATCGAAAGCCCGTCGATTTTCGGCTCGGCCACGACCGTCAAGGGATCGTCCGGCTGCAGGCTGAGGAATCGCCGGACCCGCGCGAAGAAGTCCTCCACGTCGCTGTCGGCGAAGGCGTTCCCGAGGCTCAGCATGGGCACCCGGTGGCGGACCTTGGAGAAGCCGGCGGCCGGCTCGATTCCGACGCGATGGCTCGGGCTGTCGGCGCGGACCAGCGTCGGAAAGGCCGCTTCGATCGCCTCGTTGCGCCGGCGCAGGGCGTCGTAGTCCGCGTCGGATATCTCGGGCGTATCTTCTCGGTAGTAGAGGTCGTCGTGGTGGCGGATCGCGGCGGCCAGGGTCGTCAGTTCGTCTGCCGCTTCAGCTTCGCTCAGCTCCTCGACCGGTTTGTCGCGCCCGGTCGCGCCCTGCGCGACAAATTCCGTCACGGCCTTGCCGGTCATGCCGCCCCCATCAGTTTCTCGGCCGCGGCGCGGGCCTCGTCGGTGACGGTCGCGCCAGAGAGCATGCGCGCGACCTCCTCCCGGCGCTGTCCGCCGTCGAGTTGCGCCACGCCGGTCGTGGTCTGCTTGCCGCGGCTGTCCTTGCGCACGAGATAATGCGTGGCGCCGCGTGCCGCGACCTGTGGGCTGTGCGTCACCACCAGCACCTGCCGGCCGTCGGCGAGCCGTGCCAGGCGTTCGCCGACCGCCGCCGCCGTGGCGCCGCCGATGCCGCTGTCGACCTCGTCGAAAACCAAGGTGACGATCGGCGAGATCTCGGCCAGCACCACCTTGAGCGCGAGCAGGATCCGGGAGAGTTCGCCGCCGGACGCGATCCGCGCCAGCGGTCCGGGGAGCGCGCCGGGGTTGGTGGCGATTCGGAAAGAGACGGCGTCCTTGCCGTGCCGGCCCCAGGTGTCCTCGTCGAGCGGCGCGATCTCGGTGGCGAAGCGCGCCTTTTCCAGTTTGAGAGGCGGCAGTTCCGCATTGACGGCCTTGTCCAGCTTCGCGGCTGCGCGCTGACGGGCGGCGCTCAAGGCTTCGGCGGCGGCGGCGTAGGCGCCGCGTGCGGCCCGCTGGGCTTGAGCCAGCTCGTTCAAGCGCTCGCCGCCGGTCTCGATCCCGGCCAGTTGCTCCTCCATGCGGGTCAGCAAGTCCGGCAGGTCTTCGGCCTCGCAACCATGTTTGCGTGCCGCGTCCTTCAAGGCGAAGAAGCGTTCGTCGATTTCCTGCAGCCGGTCCGGTTCGACCTCCAGACCGGCCGAAACGGAGGCGAGATCGGCCGCAGCCTCACCGGCTTCCGCGACGGCGCGCTCGACGGCGGCGACGATGGAGTCGAGCCGCCCGCCCGCCTTCGGTGCCGCCTCCTCTAACTGGCGCAGGGCGCGGGCGAGGGCCGACTCACCGCCGCTCAGTTCCTCGCCGGAGGCATTGATCGCCGTGACGAGCTTCTCCGCGTTCATCAGGAAACTGCGCTCTTCACCCAGCTTCTCTTCCTCGCCTGGCTGGGCGGCGAGTTGGCTCAGTTCTTCGACCGCATGGCGCAGGAAGGCCTCGTCGGTTCGCGCCTGCGCGAAGGCGGCTTCCGCGTCGGCCTGCGCCTTGACCGCGCCGCGCCAGGCGCCGT
This genomic window from Algihabitans albus contains:
- the recN gene encoding DNA repair protein RecN, coding for MLASLSIRDVVLIDRLQLAFDRDLGVLTGETGAGKSILLDALGLALGERAEAGLVRQGTDKAQVTAAFELEPRHPAFTLLADNEIDVEEDLLVLRRVLGSDGRSRAYINDQAVSIGLLRKLGDLLVEVQGQFAQRGLMDPKTHLMLLDAYGGLETEAAELARLHGAWRGAVKAQADAEAAFAQARTDEAFLRHAVEELSQLAAQPGEEEKLGEERSFLMNAEKLVTAINASGEELSGGESALARALRQLEEAAPKAGGRLDSIVAAVERAVAEAGEAAADLASVSAGLEVEPDRLQEIDERFFALKDAARKHGCEAEDLPDLLTRMEEQLAGIETGGERLNELAQAQRAARGAYAAAAEALSAARQRAAAKLDKAVNAELPPLKLEKARFATEIAPLDEDTWGRHGKDAVSFRIATNPGALPGPLARIASGGELSRILLALKVVLAEISPIVTLVFDEVDSGIGGATAAAVGERLARLADGRQVLVVTHSPQVAARGATHYLVRKDSRGKQTTTGVAQLDGGQRREEVARMLSGATVTDEARAAAEKLMGAA